One stretch of Punica granatum isolate Tunisia-2019 chromosome 5, ASM765513v2, whole genome shotgun sequence DNA includes these proteins:
- the LOC116209036 gene encoding zinc finger A20 and AN1 domain-containing stress-associated protein 7-like has product MDAPALCVKGCGFYGSPEQQGMCSSCYKDFLREKIAKSSVPTSDSSVTVAPVDDLTDCMAKLSTIRVTKTPHDLLDNMASECKPEKPIKNKCRTCGKRLGILGFRCRCGDLFCGMHRYPEEHLCKVDFKTSGRKTLAEQNPACTADRMQYRV; this is encoded by the coding sequence ATGGATGCGCCGGCACTCTGCGTTAAGGGTTGCGGCTTTTACGGATCGCCCGAACAGCAGGGCATGTGCTCCAGCTGTTACAAGGATTTCCTTAGGGAAAAGATCGCCAAGTCCTCCGTGCCAACATCGGATTCATCTGTCACTGTCGCCCCAGTTGATGACCTGACGGACTGCATGGCTAAGCTATCTACAATAAGGGTAACTAAGACTCCGCATGACCTGCTCGACAATATGGCTTCTGAATGCAAACCTGAGAAACCGATCAAGAACAAGTGCAGAACTTGCGGTAAGCGGCTTGGAATTTTGGGGTTCCGGTGCCGGTGCGGAGACCTCTTCTGCGGGATGCACAGGTACCCGGAAGAACATCTGTGCAAGGTGGATTTCAAGACAAGCGGTCGCAAAACTCTGGCCGAGCAAAATCCCGCTTGCACTGCTGATCGAATGCAGTATAGGGTTTGA